The following coding sequences lie in one Equus asinus isolate D_3611 breed Donkey chromosome 1, EquAss-T2T_v2, whole genome shotgun sequence genomic window:
- the TFEC gene encoding transcription factor EC isoform X6: MMKEKEKTIAIVKVIDTSKLKLLSGSILDVYGGEQGISPVNMGLTSASCPGNLPMKREITETDTRALAKERQKKDNHNLIERRRRYNINYRIKELGTLIPKSNDPDMRWNKGTILKASVEYIKWLQKEQQRARELEHRQRKLEQANRRLLLRIQELEIQARAHGLPTLASLGTVDLGAQVTKQQTHLEQNSVDYCQQLTISQGTSPELSDQAMAFSDPLSHFTDLSFSAALKEEQRLDDMLLDDTISPFGTDPLLSATSPAVSKESSRRSSFSSDDGDEL; the protein is encoded by the exons TTATCTGGAAGTATTTTGGACGTGTATGGTGGTGAGCAGGGAATTTCACCAGTTAACATGGGACTTACAAGTGCTTCCTGTCCAGGTAATCTAccaatgaaaagagaaattacag AAACTGATACTCGAGCTTTggcaaaagagagacaaaaaaaggACAACCACAACCTCA ttgAAAGAAGAAGAAGGTATAATATTAATTACCGAATCAAGGAGCTTGGCACTCTTATTCCAAAGTCTAATGATCC TGATATGCGCTGGAACAAAGGAACCATTCTGAAAGCATCAGTGGAGTACATCAAGTGGCTACAAAAAGAACAACAGAGAGCTCGAGAATTAGAACACAGACAGAGGAAATTAGAGCAGGCTAACAGGCGGCTTCTACTCCGGATTCAG GAACTAGAAATACAGGCTCGTGCTCATGGTCTTCCTACCCTGGCTTCCCTTGGCACAGTTGATTTAGGCGCTCAAGTCACTAAACAACAGACTCATCTTGAACAGAATTCCGTAGACTATTGCCAGCAATTGACTATATCTCAGGGGACAAGCCCTGAGCTCAGTGATCAAGCTATGGCCTTCTCTGATCCTTTGTCACATTTCACGGATTTATCATTTAGTGCCGCTTTgaaagaggaacaaagattggatgATATGCTACTGGATGACACAATATCTCCATTTGGAACAGATCCTCTGCTGTCTGCCACTTCCCCTGCAGTTTCCAAAGAGAGCAGTAGGAGAAGTAGTTTTAGCTCAGATGACGGTGatgaattataa